From one Luteolibacter sp. SL250 genomic stretch:
- a CDS encoding Gfo/Idh/MocA family oxidoreductase, translated as MKFGIIGAGMIGHFHAKAITAMTGGTLHSVFDLRAEGAQKLATEYGAKAYSNIDEFLSDPELEIVTIGTPSGAHLDPALASLNAGKHVICEKPLEVTVERVDELMAAAAANNRTLAAVLNRRFHPGMDAFKKAADEGRFGKLTSASAYVKWWREQSYYDSAAWRGTWALDGGGALMNQSIHTVDSLIYLAGPIKSVQANAALLAHTDIEVEDIIVAIVEFENGARGVIEASTCTWSKDGHPARVQLSGTDGSVFLADESFEIWDFRDERPEDAEVRSKYMKGLGIGVGANDPSAISYYQHQRNFEEVVNAIREGREPTVSASEARKPVAVIRAIYESAQNDGKKVYL; from the coding sequence ATGAAATTCGGAATCATCGGCGCCGGCATGATCGGCCACTTCCATGCCAAGGCCATCACCGCCATGACCGGCGGCACGCTCCACTCCGTCTTCGACCTCCGCGCGGAGGGCGCGCAGAAGCTCGCCACGGAATATGGCGCGAAGGCCTACTCGAACATCGATGAGTTCCTTTCCGACCCGGAACTGGAGATCGTGACCATCGGCACGCCGTCCGGCGCGCACCTGGACCCGGCGCTGGCTTCGCTCAACGCGGGCAAGCACGTCATCTGCGAGAAGCCGCTGGAGGTGACCGTGGAACGCGTGGACGAGCTGATGGCAGCCGCCGCGGCGAACAACCGCACGCTGGCCGCCGTCCTCAACCGCCGTTTCCACCCCGGCATGGACGCTTTCAAGAAAGCCGCCGACGAAGGCCGCTTCGGCAAGTTGACCAGCGCCTCCGCCTACGTGAAATGGTGGCGGGAGCAGTCCTACTATGACTCCGCCGCATGGCGCGGCACCTGGGCGCTGGACGGTGGCGGCGCGCTGATGAACCAGTCCATCCACACCGTGGACTCCCTGATCTATCTGGCCGGCCCCATCAAGTCCGTGCAGGCGAACGCCGCCCTGCTGGCCCACACCGACATCGAGGTGGAGGACATCATCGTCGCCATCGTCGAGTTCGAGAACGGCGCGCGCGGCGTGATCGAGGCGTCCACGTGCACCTGGTCGAAGGACGGGCACCCGGCCCGCGTCCAGCTTTCCGGCACGGACGGCTCCGTGTTCCTGGCCGATGAATCCTTCGAAATCTGGGACTTCCGCGACGAAAGGCCGGAGGACGCCGAGGTGCGCTCGAAGTACATGAAGGGCCTGGGCATCGGCGTGGGCGCGAACGATCCGTCCGCCATCAGCTACTACCAGCACCAGCGCAACTTCGAGGAAGTGGTCAACGCCATCCGCGAAGGCCGCGAGCCGACCGTCTCCGCCAGCGAGGCGCGCAAGCCCGTCGCCGTCATCCGCGCCATCTATGAGAGCGCCCAGAACGACGGCAAGAAGGTCTATCTCTGA
- a CDS encoding TIM barrel protein translates to MTFPTNRFTGFADEASRDLDKQIQATKDIGWSNISARMVGNANIHDLPEDEFNRVADRLDEAGIHIPEFGSLLGSWGKKISSDFNVTIGEIDRCIPRMKRLGTGIVRIMSYGQEPWGQDQQERERIRRLREIVKRFEGEGLVAAHENCMNWGGFSASHTLRLLDEIPDMKLIFDTGNPMFQKDRSKAEPYPWQDPLEFWKAVRGNVVHIHVKDSMNPVSDDIEPEYTMPGEGKAKVREIIADALANGYQGYIAIEPHVATVFHAPDPTLVDWQQCYDSYVEYGRKMQKLVEAI, encoded by the coding sequence ATGACTTTCCCCACCAACCGATTCACCGGCTTCGCGGACGAAGCCTCCCGCGACCTCGACAAGCAGATCCAGGCCACCAAGGACATCGGCTGGAGCAACATTTCCGCCCGCATGGTGGGCAACGCGAACATCCACGACCTGCCGGAAGACGAGTTCAACCGCGTGGCGGACCGCCTGGATGAAGCGGGCATCCACATCCCGGAGTTCGGCTCCCTGCTGGGGAGCTGGGGCAAGAAGATCTCCAGCGACTTCAACGTCACCATCGGTGAGATCGACCGCTGCATCCCGCGCATGAAGCGGCTGGGCACCGGCATCGTCCGCATCATGTCCTACGGCCAGGAGCCATGGGGCCAGGACCAGCAGGAGCGGGAGCGCATCCGCCGACTGCGGGAGATCGTCAAGCGGTTCGAGGGCGAAGGCCTCGTCGCCGCCCATGAGAACTGCATGAACTGGGGCGGCTTCTCCGCAAGCCACACCCTCCGGTTGCTGGACGAGATCCCGGACATGAAGCTGATCTTCGACACCGGCAACCCGATGTTCCAGAAGGACCGCTCGAAGGCGGAGCCGTATCCATGGCAGGACCCGCTGGAGTTCTGGAAAGCCGTGCGTGGCAATGTGGTCCACATCCACGTGAAGGACAGCATGAACCCGGTTTCCGATGACATCGAGCCGGAGTACACCATGCCCGGCGAGGGCAAGGCGAAGGTGCGCGAGATCATCGCCGACGCGCTCGCCAACGGCTACCAGGGCTACATCGCCATCGAGCCGCACGTCGCCACCGTCTTCCACGCCCCGGACCCGACGCTGGTGGACTGGCAGCAGTGCTACGACTCCTACGTCGAATACGGCCGCAAGATGCAGAAGCTGGTGGAAGCAATCTGA
- a CDS encoding DUF4177 domain-containing protein, which translates to MIRWEYRTVKFGGGGISTPSDLQDYLNRLGDQCWEVTGVLKTDADHHLKEFIILMKRPKE; encoded by the coding sequence ATGATCCGCTGGGAATATCGCACCGTGAAATTCGGCGGTGGCGGGATCTCCACCCCCTCCGACCTGCAGGACTATCTCAACCGCCTGGGAGACCAGTGCTGGGAAGTGACCGGCGTTCTCAAAACGGATGCCGACCACCACCTGAAGGAGTTCATCATCCTGATGAAGCGGCCGAAGGAGTGA
- a CDS encoding DUF1588 domain-containing protein, with translation MGGRLLLVGAAGFAVSSVHAAEAGKTTSIPDDVVAVLESRCVKCHNEEEAKGGINLDGLDIDWSKAKAGKDWEKVFNVLAHQQMPPLDKEQPTAEEKKTLLSFLDGELKQHTPFGGTLPRRLNRLEYRNSIRTTFQMHDFDLPAGFPRDTRDHGFDTVAEALVLSPPLLESYHEVARQIADELFPPPKPKPPVTKRKAGIQDLVLSFSAASLHGDALRLASRSPDMMRSCTWPSKIEIKDSGIYRITVSTSAFKPKGKDPMILEVRARDLSASDRLRITNFRLLQEISVTSETPETVTFEAELHEGQTPAFRWLNAELDHEPEGFTALLEERFKEQRFLAAWQEMLFPGNPRKRVSITPLRGRNGWDIFLRAYNNPDLNLADATPDNRYTQAALKMAEESGTSRALADTLAYHYHDNGPSLQIHGVEIEGPFKTVDGPQDIRRREWREWSFSNRRNGESDVAFADRGLRLFLPRLFRRPVGDDVRNEYLEIAKNHWAQGHTFDEGMHLMLRAALVSPRFIYREINPGEMDQHDLASRVAYFLTRNAPTANIVIQARAGKLSDPAVYREAVTNLMPRSPGSPMIRDFTEQWLDTRLLPEIMPDEKFGFSTDEVELAKAEVEHFFFTILNENRPLRDFIDPDFITTSKRFAMENYDYTVKGEKRVNPASAYITEQRKIEHLPVPRGGVRGGLLGQSAVMMATANGVDTQPVLRGVWVLEKILGVPLPPVPSNVPALTPDTQGAKTPRDLLGAHTKSADCRGCHNQIDPIGFVLENFDPVGGWREDWPGINVKIDPSGVLPDGTPIAGYTDLKQWISGNINLFAECLSEKLMIYATGRIPSYAEKQELKGIVAKVEQDKGGFRDLFLALMESRTFRTR, from the coding sequence ATGGGTGGCCGCCTCCTCCTGGTGGGGGCGGCGGGTTTCGCGGTGTCATCCGTCCATGCGGCGGAGGCGGGGAAGACCACGTCCATCCCGGATGACGTGGTGGCCGTGCTGGAGAGCCGCTGCGTGAAATGCCACAACGAGGAGGAGGCCAAGGGCGGCATCAACCTCGACGGGCTGGACATCGACTGGAGCAAGGCAAAGGCGGGCAAGGACTGGGAAAAGGTGTTCAACGTCCTGGCGCACCAGCAGATGCCTCCGCTGGACAAGGAACAGCCGACGGCGGAGGAGAAGAAGACCCTGCTTTCCTTCCTGGATGGCGAGCTGAAACAGCACACCCCGTTCGGCGGCACGCTGCCGCGCCGCCTGAACCGCCTGGAATACCGGAACTCCATCCGGACCACCTTCCAGATGCACGACTTCGACCTGCCCGCCGGGTTCCCGCGCGACACGCGCGACCACGGCTTTGACACGGTGGCGGAGGCGCTGGTCCTTTCCCCTCCCCTGCTGGAGTCCTATCATGAAGTCGCCCGCCAGATCGCGGATGAACTTTTCCCGCCGCCGAAGCCGAAGCCGCCGGTGACGAAGCGCAAGGCGGGCATCCAGGACCTGGTGCTGAGCTTTTCCGCGGCGTCCCTGCACGGTGACGCGCTGCGCCTGGCCTCCCGCAGCCCCGACATGATGCGGAGCTGCACCTGGCCGAGCAAGATCGAGATCAAGGACTCCGGCATCTACCGCATCACCGTGTCCACCTCCGCCTTCAAACCGAAGGGCAAGGACCCGATGATCCTGGAGGTGCGTGCCCGCGACCTGTCCGCCAGCGACCGCCTGCGGATCACGAATTTCCGCCTGCTGCAGGAAATCTCCGTCACCAGCGAAACACCGGAGACCGTCACCTTCGAGGCGGAGCTTCACGAAGGCCAGACACCCGCCTTCCGCTGGCTGAACGCGGAGCTGGACCATGAGCCGGAAGGCTTCACCGCGCTGCTGGAGGAACGGTTCAAGGAACAACGCTTTCTCGCCGCATGGCAGGAGATGCTTTTCCCGGGGAACCCGCGGAAGCGCGTCTCCATCACCCCGCTGCGCGGCCGCAACGGCTGGGACATCTTTCTCCGCGCCTACAACAACCCGGACCTGAACCTGGCCGACGCCACCCCGGACAACCGCTACACGCAAGCCGCGCTGAAGATGGCGGAGGAGTCCGGCACCTCCCGCGCGCTGGCGGACACGCTGGCCTACCACTACCATGACAACGGCCCGTCGCTGCAGATCCACGGCGTGGAGATCGAGGGGCCGTTCAAGACCGTGGACGGCCCGCAGGACATCCGCCGCCGGGAGTGGCGGGAGTGGAGCTTCAGCAACCGCCGGAACGGGGAAAGCGACGTCGCCTTCGCCGACCGCGGGCTGCGTCTTTTCCTGCCGCGCCTGTTCCGCCGTCCCGTGGGCGACGACGTCCGCAACGAATACCTGGAAATCGCGAAAAACCACTGGGCGCAGGGCCACACCTTCGACGAGGGCATGCACCTCATGCTGCGCGCCGCGCTCGTCTCCCCGCGCTTCATCTACCGCGAGATCAACCCCGGCGAGATGGACCAGCACGACCTGGCCAGCCGCGTGGCCTACTTCCTCACCCGCAACGCGCCGACGGCAAACATCGTCATCCAGGCGCGCGCCGGAAAGCTGTCCGACCCGGCCGTCTACCGTGAGGCCGTCACCAACCTGATGCCCCGCTCCCCGGGTTCCCCGATGATCCGGGACTTCACCGAGCAGTGGCTGGATACCCGCCTGCTGCCGGAGATCATGCCGGACGAAAAATTCGGCTTCTCCACCGATGAGGTGGAGCTGGCCAAGGCGGAGGTGGAGCACTTTTTCTTCACCATCCTCAATGAGAACCGCCCGCTGCGCGACTTCATCGATCCGGATTTCATCACCACCTCCAAGCGGTTCGCGATGGAGAACTACGACTACACGGTGAAGGGCGAGAAGCGGGTGAACCCTGCCAGCGCCTACATCACGGAACAGCGCAAGATCGAGCACCTGCCCGTCCCGCGCGGCGGGGTACGCGGCGGCCTGCTGGGACAGTCCGCCGTCATGATGGCCACCGCCAACGGCGTGGACACCCAGCCGGTGCTGCGCGGCGTATGGGTGCTGGAAAAGATCCTGGGCGTCCCCCTTCCTCCGGTCCCCAGCAATGTCCCCGCGCTGACCCCGGACACCCAGGGCGCGAAGACCCCGCGCGACCTGCTGGGCGCCCATACGAAATCCGCCGACTGCCGGGGCTGCCACAACCAGATCGACCCCATCGGCTTCGTGCTGGAGAATTTCGACCCCGTCGGCGGATGGCGCGAGGACTGGCCCGGCATCAACGTGAAGATCGACCCGTCGGGCGTCCTGCCGGATGGCACCCCCATCGCCGGCTACACCGACCTGAAACAGTGGATCTCCGGCAACATCAACCTCTTCGCCGAGTGCCTTTCGGAAAAGCTCATGATCTACGCCACCGGCAGGATCCCCAGCTACGCGGAGAAGCAGGAGTTGAAAGGCATCGTCGCAAAGGTGGAGCAGGACAAAGGCGGCTTCCGCGACCTGTTCCTGGCGCTGATGGAGAGCAGGACGTTCCGGACGAGGTGA
- a CDS encoding c-type cytochrome domain-containing protein, protein MDEPIQESAAEPAPAQKKRPWALTLLGLASIGGLVAMPFLAGPPDGDKMPDIVRFIGHFHPVMLHLPIGVFSLIALQEAGAIFLRKRGERRETPLFPMFFGAVTCIIAVIAGFLLYHGGGYEGNELAERHLWGGLAFAVASVLVLIVKAWTIASVANQAFYRLLFFANMGIMSFASHDGASITHGSDYLTSFAPDPIRKLLGLPERKKKGTGEGGTPEKAVSPQQKVVYDDIIAPIFENRCNQCHKEEKAKGKLRMDNYEMLIKGGKEGPSIEPGSAEKSNIIVRMSLPLDEDEHMPPDGKPEPEPHEVVLIKWWLDSGADPKKTLGEMGEIPAPVKEALAKLPSNHAAVMEEVAAKKAAGPTDDLKGTVIQLQKEYPGAVTFESQQSSNITFSAVSLRGSLDDAGFAKLEPIFPNLVEVELSATKVTDASVAKLSAAPNLKKIRLAETDITDAAFDTLVKLQALESLNLWGTKVTNEGVMKLAALPNLKSLYLWQTGVSPETITALKAKLPNCDIYTGIGESTPVPAPAPAPAPAPAPAPAPAPAPAPAPAPAPAPAPAPAPAPAPAPAPAPAPAPAPAPAPAPAPAPAPAPAPAPAPAPAPAPAPAPAPAPAPAPAQ, encoded by the coding sequence ATGGACGAACCCATCCAAGAATCCGCCGCCGAACCCGCCCCCGCCCAGAAGAAACGCCCGTGGGCATTGACCCTGCTCGGGCTGGCCTCCATCGGCGGTCTTGTCGCGATGCCATTTCTCGCCGGTCCTCCGGATGGGGACAAGATGCCGGACATCGTGCGCTTCATCGGCCACTTCCACCCGGTGATGTTGCACCTGCCCATCGGCGTGTTCTCGCTCATCGCCCTGCAGGAAGCGGGCGCCATCTTCCTGAGAAAGCGCGGCGAACGCCGTGAGACGCCGCTTTTCCCGATGTTCTTCGGCGCGGTGACCTGCATCATCGCGGTCATCGCCGGATTCCTGCTCTATCATGGCGGCGGCTATGAGGGGAATGAGCTGGCGGAGCGCCACCTGTGGGGCGGCCTGGCCTTCGCCGTGGCCTCCGTGCTGGTCCTCATCGTGAAGGCATGGACCATCGCCTCCGTGGCGAACCAGGCGTTCTACCGCCTGCTGTTTTTCGCGAACATGGGCATCATGAGCTTCGCCAGCCATGACGGTGCCTCCATCACCCACGGCTCTGACTACCTCACCTCCTTCGCCCCGGACCCCATCCGCAAGCTGCTTGGCCTGCCGGAGCGCAAGAAGAAGGGCACCGGAGAGGGTGGTACGCCGGAGAAGGCCGTCTCTCCGCAGCAGAAGGTCGTCTATGACGACATCATCGCGCCGATCTTCGAGAACCGCTGCAACCAGTGCCACAAAGAGGAGAAGGCGAAGGGCAAGCTGCGGATGGACAACTACGAGATGCTCATCAAGGGCGGCAAGGAAGGTCCGTCCATCGAGCCTGGCTCCGCGGAAAAGAGCAACATCATCGTCCGCATGTCCCTGCCGCTCGACGAGGACGAGCACATGCCGCCGGATGGCAAGCCGGAGCCGGAACCGCATGAGGTCGTCCTCATCAAGTGGTGGCTCGACAGCGGCGCGGACCCGAAAAAGACCCTTGGCGAGATGGGTGAGATCCCAGCTCCGGTGAAAGAAGCGCTGGCCAAGCTGCCATCCAACCACGCCGCCGTCATGGAGGAAGTCGCCGCCAAGAAGGCCGCCGGTCCGACGGATGACCTGAAAGGCACCGTCATCCAGCTCCAGAAAGAGTATCCCGGCGCGGTCACCTTCGAGTCCCAGCAGTCCTCGAACATCACCTTCTCCGCCGTGTCCCTCCGGGGGAGCCTGGACGACGCTGGTTTCGCCAAGCTGGAGCCCATTTTCCCGAACCTCGTGGAAGTCGAGCTCTCCGCCACCAAGGTGACGGACGCCTCCGTGGCGAAGCTCTCCGCCGCTCCGAACCTGAAGAAGATCCGCCTTGCGGAAACCGACATCACGGACGCCGCATTCGATACGCTTGTGAAGCTCCAGGCCTTGGAGTCCCTCAACCTCTGGGGCACCAAGGTGACCAACGAGGGCGTAATGAAGCTGGCCGCGCTGCCGAATCTGAAGAGCCTCTACCTTTGGCAGACCGGCGTCTCTCCGGAAACCATCACCGCGCTGAAGGCGAAACTGCCGAACTGTGACATCTACACGGGCATCGGAGAGTCAACACCTGTCCCGGCACCAGCGCCCGCCCCGGCACCAGCGCCCGCCCCGGCACCAGCGCCCGCCCCGGCACCAGCGCCCGCCCCGGCACCAGCGCCCGCCCCGGCACCAGCGCCCGCCCCGGCACCAGCGCCCGCCCCGGCACCAGCGCCCGCCCCGGCACCAGCGCCCGCCCCGGCACCAGCGCCCGCCCCGGCACCAGCGCCCGCCCCGGCACCAGCGCCCGCCCCGGCTCCAGCGCCCGCCCCGGCTCCAGCACCTGCCCCGGCTCCAGCGCCCGCCCCGGCTCAATGA
- a CDS encoding GDSL-type esterase/lipase family protein, whose protein sequence is MKTLRHLLPGVLGLSLAALSFAQEPAVAPDMTAGPAPVGKPWEPGWGFWPKVPQAWQQTHQGMLKKRDKGGIDILFLGDSITAGWSGAGKETWAAEFEPLKAANFGIGGDTTRQTLWRIGQGELDGLKPKTVVLMIGVNNIFQNNGTDVEIAKGVEEVIKQIQAKTPDSTIILQSVLPLKAEVFDKRVQAVNPLIQKLAVGKVRWLDLTPTFRGADGKSIPDLYTEDGTHLGPKGYEAWAKVLAPVLK, encoded by the coding sequence ATGAAAACCCTCCGCCACCTGCTGCCGGGAGTGCTCGGCCTCTCTCTTGCCGCTCTGAGTTTCGCTCAGGAACCCGCCGTTGCGCCGGACATGACCGCCGGTCCGGCTCCGGTAGGAAAACCGTGGGAACCCGGGTGGGGCTTCTGGCCGAAGGTGCCGCAGGCATGGCAGCAGACCCACCAAGGCATGCTCAAAAAGCGCGACAAGGGCGGCATCGACATCCTCTTCCTCGGTGACTCCATCACCGCGGGCTGGAGCGGCGCGGGCAAGGAAACCTGGGCCGCCGAGTTCGAACCGCTGAAAGCCGCCAACTTCGGCATCGGCGGAGACACCACCCGCCAGACCCTGTGGCGCATCGGCCAGGGGGAGCTGGACGGCCTCAAGCCGAAGACCGTCGTCCTGATGATCGGCGTGAACAACATCTTCCAGAACAACGGCACCGACGTGGAGATCGCCAAGGGCGTGGAAGAAGTCATCAAGCAGATCCAGGCGAAGACCCCGGACTCCACCATCATCCTCCAGTCCGTGCTGCCGCTGAAGGCGGAGGTCTTCGACAAGCGTGTGCAGGCCGTGAACCCGCTGATCCAGAAGCTGGCCGTGGGCAAGGTCCGGTGGCTCGACCTCACGCCGACCTTCCGCGGCGCGGATGGGAAAAGCATCCCCGACCTCTACACCGAGGACGGCACCCACCTCGGCCCGAAAGGCTACGAAGCCTGGGCCAAAGTGTTGGCTCCGGTGCTGAAGTAA